Below is a genomic region from Thunnus thynnus chromosome 22, fThuThy2.1, whole genome shotgun sequence.
AACTGATCCAGTCTGATGCCCTCTGGTGTAATACCAAACTTCCTGCTGTTTGTTCTGATTACATCATCAGGAATGATGTTGTATAAAatttagggatgcacgatattatcggcatgTCATCAGTATCGGCCAAtataagctctaaaatgaaatatcggcatcggcccgaaatgaacattttctgccgattatgagatgCCGATatgttgccttctcctccgccacctgactgtttcaccctgacggtcctggtgcttcctccgcaggctccacttcactcagctgcccatcagaccagctgcttcttctagcggaggctagctggctgtgcttccctccggtcatgctgcggctaacgctccgctagcctctcagctaacgttagccccggctctccgtgtggatccaaccggagcaccgagccccggtttgttattcatgtttaagggggaagaagcagctgatctgacgggcagcttgagtggaGTGGAGCccgcggaggaagcaccgggaccgtcagggtagAATAGTCCacggaggagctgctgtgttcggctgcacagataggaaacaccctGGCTGAtgggatgtaccactctgtttgaaaaaaaaaaaaaaaaaaaaaaaaccttcttcgttttggtttataacggtgGTTGTCAACCAGTGttttaggtgcattaccgccaccttctgctccggaatgtggaccagagattaattcctacacattaatcctgtctgtctaataaactcaaagaaatcTCTACTGCTCCTCctacttggcaggttcattacagttttaatgctgagctcctgaactccagtcttcctaagttcttccctcatatattgtctttcttgatcatacttagtacaatctatgcttgcatgcataatagtctcctcagccagctggaaaaaaatatgtgcatatatcagtatcggcaatcagccacaatgagttggaaatatcaatccaatatcgtgcatccctaataaaATTCCATTTGTGTTTCCCCGTTTAGCTGCAGTGTAGGGACAGTCACGATACTAAAATGACtgtgacttgatttgactaactcagatgtctgaagcttcatattagcttcagataaacttttaaatacatttttacacaaaacgAGGACTTTGGATTTTGGAGGAAACTCTTAACATATAAGTGATGAGTAATATATAAGTTGTGCTCTGCAGTAACTCCTGTATCTCTCAGTATTTCTGTGTAGTGTCTCCAGCTGTAGTGCAATGATGTCAGTGAGCACAACTTTTGGTTTTAAGCTTGAAAAGAACTGACATCATGCCTCTGACCTATTCTGGACTAACTTTACTcttattaaacaaaaacaaaagaaccaacatgttaatcagtgagttATAGAGGTGCTGGTCGGTGGATTTTGTTGCAtatggacagagccaggctagctgtttccccctgtttccagtctttatgctaagctaagctaaccggctgctggctgtaactTTATGTTTAGCTTAAAGACATGAGAGAGGAATCAGTTTACTCATTTCACTCTCTGAAAATAATTGtagaactattcctttaatgtctAATTGACCAAAAAGCAATGATATACCTGTCACTGTCTCTTATCCTGtttgaactgtgtgtgtttttcagagcGCCCCCTAGAGTCAGAGGTAGTCTACTTTTCACTGAGGAGGACCTCCACACCTTCACACCAGTCCAACCACTGACGTCCTGCTGCTGGTCTGCCGGCTACAGACTTCTGCATATACATTATTTATGTCATTagatgtttgcttttgtgtttctaACAGGAACAGTTGTAACtgaatgtagagctgcaacgattgtccaataaaccaaaatattctcagatgtgaattatttgctgtttttcttcgTCATAGATTTTTTGACTGTTAGTTGAACCTTAAAAAGCAATTTGAATACATCACTGTGGGATATTATAATATTTCAGACAGAATGATCAATcagttcattgagaaaataataaaataatcattagctctGATTGAATGCTAATAAAATAATAGTTGTATTATCTCTGTTGAAATGAGGACACATTACAGTACAGATAACCATCAATCTTAGAAGTTATGTACGGAAGccctgagagaaaaaaaaattctgatgaCCCATTTTCTAAGTCTGATTTCAATTGATTCTCTCTTGTGTTTATGACTTAAGAACAGGTGAATTTCGCCCACTAGAGGCTGAAGTGCAGCACTACTCCATGTTCTAAATAGGACTcaaaacattcatgttttcttccaggtgacaaaagaaagacatgacagtaatgttacataacTTGCTAACACACAATAAACTGTATGTACCTTGtgtttaattcaattcaatcttcaatttaatttaatttatatagcgccaaatcacaacaaaagtcatctcagggcacttttcacatagagcaggtttAGACCGAACTCTTTAGGGCTCATGGAGAAATTAAACTCACCTGgaagtaaacatggatgttttAGTCCTATTTAGAACATGGAGTAGTGCTGCACTTCAGCCTCTTATTGTTTCTTTATTGGCATTAGCTGCTAATTTAATGTCTGCTAGTCTTCCTGGGGTCCTTGCAAGAAAATGATAACAACAGACCACAATACAGAGTGttattgataataaattaaaataagaaaagaaattaccataaaattaacaataatgataaacgaaatgaaaaagcataaaaaatctaaaattcaCGCTCACTTTGAGGActaaagtaaaattaaattaaaatttaaactttaaacaaaattaaatttacagtttacccattcatgaaataaaataatgatgataatgaaatttaaaaaaaaataaaaaagaagataaatataggagaaaaacaaaaacatgaaaatacaacagtCATCGTCATCTGCAACAATTCACTTTTCAGTATCTTTTTTTAGTCTATATTTATTCTGTATGAATCTTGTGGATGGTGGTAGCTTATAATTAAATATGACTCTATAGCACACTGTAGATTTTAGATTATTATTTCTAGGTTGAGGAAGTACCAGGTCGCCACCTAGTGCCTGTCTGGTGAAATGAGTGTGACTGTTTTCTATATCGACTAATAGATCAGATAAAAATGAAGGATTCCTTGACAATAAAACCTTCCTAAAAAATGAGAGAAGGCTTAGAAGGAGTCTGCATTCAACTGTCAGCCATGAGAGGCGTTTATACATAACAGTCATATTTGTTCTATATGAACTAACCTGGCAGCTCTGTTTAGTGCCAGTTGAAGTTTGTGAAGCTCCTGATGACCATATGATGAACAATATTCTAGATGTGACAAAACAAGTGACTGTACAACCCGATTAAAAGTAGAAGCAGGTATATATGTAACACATTTCCTCACAATAGTGACACCCTTACCCATTTTAGCCACTATATCATCAATATATCATCAATACTTCAGCCTCTGGTGGCCgaaatgagtattacaacaacaaacacctttaaaaatgatcctgacaaaaaatgaataaataaatcacctgttcttaagtcataaacacaggacagaaaacaatttagatcagacttagactttttttcttacctgCCGTTAAGTTTTAAAAGTATAACGTGTTTCTCAAAGCAGCATATTCACACAGTTAAGAGCTTCTTAACTTTGGCTGTCTGTCTATGGTGATGCAGATGATcatgaacaaaaagaaaataacatacAGATTCTGGAAATATACCGACAGGAATGTTTCAGTCAGGAGAGATGAAGATATGAGAAGAAGAGACTCAAACTGACAGATCAGTTATTGGATTCATTTGtgagtttttgtttcatttaatatCAAACGTCacccaacaaaaaacatgataacaATGTTCCACTGTGATGAATTTACATATATAAGTTCAGATGATGATGTTCtgtctgttaaaactaacatgGAGGCGACTGTCAGCCTGGCAGAGTTAACACACACTGAGAGCTGCTTTGACTTCCTGTATTCTGAGTTATTGATGTTCTGTTGGTTTGTGGTTTATTTGCAgctcagacacacagcagagatgttttctgttgtttctctaaCTGCAGATGTGTTAACATGGACTCTTTAAAACTTTCTGTTCATTTCTAGATTTACTTGAGTTCAGTCAAAGATTGTCTCCTGTGAAGAGTCTCCACTCGACTCATTTAGGAGCTTTGTAACATTTTTCAGACTGTGTCCCAAAATCTACAGCCTTGAGTCTGTAGTGTGTTCATACTGGAGAAGAGACTAAGTTCAGTTTACTCAAAGCAGACAGCGTGCAGACTGCATACGGTGGATGTCTGTCATGTCTGGAAGAAACCAGGCAGCGCTCATCACCTACCCAGTACCATCCCAACAGTGAAGCCTGGTGGTGGTAATATAATGCAGCATGTAATCGTCATAGCAGCTGGATGAAGGCACAGACTAATAACTGGTGTCAGTAAATCGTGAAAATGTGATAATATCACAAACTGTCTGCTGTTGTCAACAGACTGAACATAAGTGAATAAGTAGAGACTGAATTCACAATAAGGAAACAAATCTTAAAAACAACAATCCTTATTGTGTCAAAACAATCCCATTAAAAAACCATAAACAGAAGAACTTCAGTGTGTGAAAAGACTTCACAGGAGGTAGTAAAGATTTATTGATACTGCGACTCTAATTGATACTCTTATCAATTCTTCTTCATTACAAAAGAATTGtttctaaaaatatattttaaaaaagaatacattTGGAACAGGATAAGAattgatttcatattttaaatataacaatattgtttctagagcagcaacagtaaacagtaaagtcattatAAGCTCAGTAACGTCTCACTAGAAATAAACTATCACttgcattgaaagcacattttgattagagctgtaatgaactcggtatgaacaggaggaatgattacagcaagaaaaaaaggaagaaaaaaaaactgcaggacACAAAGATTCAGGAGTTCAGAGATCTAAGACCTTTCAGACCTGCTGGGGGACAGCTGCTATATAGTGAACTTGTTGGTCACGACGTTGTTTATGTTGTCTATGAatcacaaaaccaacaaaaacagcaagaaGAAACACAGCAGTAACAGTTAGAACAACTGTCAGTCCAGGATTTCCTGCCTTTCCTTCATCCTTGTCTCCTCCATCCTTGTGTCCTTCAGTCCAGGTGTTTCCAGCTGTGTGACCTGCAGAGCAGAAACAGGTGTGAGGTATCAGCTGTCAGGTAGGTGATGACTGAAGAACTCTTCAAACTCATGTCAGACATTATCTACTGAACTCTGATCACATCACTCATCTCACCATCAACACctttataaacacaaacagctgatctgtgaTGAAGCAGCTGCACTTCAAACTCACCTGAGTCTTCAACCTTCAGGTAGGTGGTGTTGATGAGCTCAAGTCCATTGCCGATCACAGAAACACGACACTCGTATGTTCCAGTGTCGTTGATGGTGACGTTCTTCAGAATCACAGAAGCGTCTCCGTCCTTCATCTCTGGATCTCTCAGCTGCACTCGACCACTAAAAGATGGATGCTGGAAGGATTCATATGGTCGGTTCTCTCTGAAGAAGAAGACATAACCATCTTTCTTCAGGTCAGGTCTGCTCCACTCTGACAGTGTGATGTTTGCATCTCTGGGACTCTGACACTGAAGAGTGACATCGTCTCCAGGCTTTACTGTCTTTGTctctaaacaaaaacagaaaaaagagagaaaagcaggagGCAGAAGTAAGAGATACAGTTCATTAATTGTGAGCATTTGAAATTCAAACAGGTCCTTGTTGTAACACCCCAGCTCCtgaatctttattttaaaagaaacagaacTGCTGAAGCTGCGTTCAGGTCATGCAGTacatttgggggggggggggggggggggggggggggggctgaaaACTCAGGTGTCTCCGTATTTTAGTGTGCATATCCTTACCTTCAGAACTCAGAGCAAAGATCCACATGCATGTGAAATAAATCACCCACGATGGCGCAAATGTTAATACAGCCATGGCAGGTCAGCCTGCCCTCGATGAAGCAGGAGACACAACTGTGGTCCGTGTCTCTCTCTATACTCTGTGCACAAGGGGGGGTTGGGGAGGGGGACAATAGAGAAGATGTATTCAGATCTCGAAAGtagaaatactgaaaatgtcagCAAAATATTCTTAAATAGGCTAGTCTTCATTCAGATGTTACACTgtaatatatatgaatatataaatgtgtaaagaGAATTTTACTGTCGTAGTTGGTCATCTGGAGATATTTTATATTGGGTGATTTAATCTATAATGTATAAGTGCCATGTTTTAAATGCCCATATCCTcatatgaaaaatgttaatttgtgaaGAAAGTAACTGATAaatagtggagtaaaaagttgAATATGTCCCTCTAAAGTGTTGTGGGGTAGAGGGAGGCTATAAAGTGAGTCAAATTGGAGTTACTTGGGAAAAGTATAGCTGCAAGTACCTCAATTCATCATAAAACACGTGAAATGTTggttgtaatgtgttttatgacgACCTTGAAGACACCACAAGCTGAACCACGTTGGTCCAAGCAGAGTGGGTGGGAACACCAACATTTACGCTGGCCGGTCCAAGATACCAGAAACAGCCCATCACACacgtatatacatatatatatatataatataaatatatacacacacacaaacacacagaacgTACCTTCAGCGTTAGATGCCAAAAGAAATAACGTGAAAACAGTTATAAAGTATAAAGCAGCCATGGCGACAGAGCAAGATGGCGTTTAGCCTTTCTTCGTCTTCTTCCTGCCTTTAACATAAGACGTAAGACGTAAAATGTGGGCGGTCACCAAGGCTgccatttttgtagttttaggaCTGTTATAACTATCGTTGCACTTTTTGGAGGCTCTGATCTTAAGGTTTAACTGAACATTCAAGTAATGAACATATTCCTTATTCTGATCaatattttgtaaaattaatttcattcatttcaatttaaaatttgaacatATAACAGTTCTTCTCACttatatatttgacatattttttattgtaaatttctttcttttaatacTATTTAGGATTACTTAATTTTTTGTGTATAATTTTGACTGTACTGCACTACAATACCAagctacttggcaataaacctgattctggtTCTGAACTGTTTAAACTAGTCTGAAATGAAAAAGTGCTTTTTGCAGGTTGTTAAAACTCTTCCTTTCTCTGCTGTTGTCACATCTACGTGACCTCATCTTCAACGTGCACCCTCACATACACGTTTCTGCTGTGCTCTGCACTCTGCTTTCATCATTATGATTATTCTCTCATTCAGGCTAAATGAGAGCTGCAGGTTTACTGTAAGAGGAACTAAGGTCTAGTCATCAACTAAAATGGTCCTTTTAAGTCTTGAGGAGAAAAAATCACCTTCTGAGTTTTGCATTAAAATAGTTCTTCATTTGAGATAATGAGggttaaaataatctgcttttgaagttatgattattcattcctgtATGACATTACAACTATCAGCTAGTGGCGCTAATAGCTCCACTAGAACCTGAGTGTGGAGTTGGATAGCTGTTGTGAGTCCatattatttgtgctttgttgcAATTGTTAAACTTTGAAGATGCCTTGTGAGTACTGAGAACAGCAACCGTCAgctttaacattgtttaaccaggtttgattatacaaatcatattgtgatgtgttgtaagaatatttcatttatataaattgtttgtccttgtttaaccTTGAAGATGACCTAGTACCCTGCAACCTGCtaccattttaggctacataatatttttataaatataatttcaaatatgaaatagccattcttccAATAATCATTTCCTGGTTTTCACAGAtccctcaatctaactaatccaGACTaatgcaggtggctgtttctgacttaatccaagaggttagtTGGAGTAGAAATGCAcgaattttttattttttatttattttttttttaaaaagtttgcttccttattttaaaacataaccaggcgCCCATGAAcagcactatataaataaagtagtTTAAGTGCATTTCCTCGTCTATAGCACACATCGGCACAATACACCTGTATTCCCCAAACGCCCTCTGGCGTTTCAGAGGGTTACAGCAACGAAGCGCAAGTATAACCGAAGCTTCACTCACCTGCTCATAGTCCAGTCATGAAGAAAACTCAGCTTCCAGCAGAGATTTGGAAGAACATCCAGTCTTCCTGGTTGCCCTCCCCCGACAACCAGCCTCCTATCCGGATCCACCCCTCCGTGTTTGTCGGCATTATTACCCGAAGTCTCTATTTTACAAACTCCACAGAGATTATAAACCCAAACAATGGAGGAAATCCCTCCTCTGTAGACAGAATATGTTAATTAACCCGCAGAAGTTCCCCTTCTGTGGAGGACCAGCTGTCGAGGTAACACAGTCACAGGCTCCGGAGAGGACTGATCTCACACGTTCAAAGTCCAATGATTTGAGTGTTGACTGTGGGCGGGTTAAACAGTCAGTTCATGATACGGACCTACCGGCATACGTTACTTTAGCTACTGTCATGAAGGGGAACTGCTCCTCTGTAAACTCTctgtttcatatttaaacataatGACCACTTTCAACCATGAGTTGACGAGTTAAACATCCATAATATACACCTCATAAAATCAACAAGGTGTAGATACTAGTCTTCCAGACGGTTCCAGTCATTTTACTGCTTTGTAACtaaagtatatttactcaagtactgaagTACAAATTTAAGGTTCTTGTAtttactggagtatttccatttgatgcaactttatacttctactccactacaagacagctatagttacaaggtatttttgaatatttgtgATAAACAGAAGGATTAAGTGATCATTTATGGGTTGAGAAAGTTCTCCTATTTCTTGAGCtaaataaactatttttaatAGTGGTAATTTATTAAATAGTTAATTGTACTACTATTGTATCAGTAGATGCATTGTCACAAAGtagaaaactgtttttctgaGCTCATGAAAAGTTGACTTTAGAGATACGTAGTTCTCACAGGACAGTGATGCTGCAAACATATGATGATCTTATAAAACATGATGCACTGCtgtagattaaactacccaacagtacaTAGAGGTAAATATAATCAGTACAACCTTCAACATCTACAGCAgtaaaatgcaacacacacattaatgtaGCAATAATATTAGaaatatcatatataataataaaacactgacagggACAATTGTTCTGCAGACaagtacttttatttttcattcttaAAGTAATATttacatacttttacttaactAAGGTTTTAAATTCAGGACTTTTCCTTGTAGTAGAGTATTTTCACTGTATTGAACGGTATTGCTACCTTTAGTtaagggtctgaatacttcttctaccactgagTATCGATATGTGACAGGGTTGGTTTCAGAATGTAAGCCTGTAGTTAATGTAAGTCCAATGCCATTGTAGTGTTAGTTCAACCACATGAACACTATTAGAAAAGTTTCACAAATTACAGAGTATTTGAGTTTATGTGCAGAGACAGAAACTTTATCTGGCACCTGGTAGGTCTGCCATGAGTAAAACTAGACCTATAAACAATTACATAGCAGGTCCATACAAACCCCCTGTACAGGTTCAGCATCCTCACTTCAAAGAGGATGAGAGTGAGAGGGgaataaaagtagaaaagaCAATCACATAGCAGGTTTACACAAACAACAATACCGCTGTTATAAATTAACCAAAAGCCCTAAAACTGTCTTTCTTCTCAGAtttgctctctttctcattcCAGTCTGATTATTCGGTAAACATGTTTCATCTCTTTGTTCAGTATGTTGGCGGCCAGCGTGTCTCAGTCACCAGGGAACAAAATGTGCCAAccacaaagagagaaaacaacacacCCAGATATGCAAAGAAACATGTTATGATGTTATCAGCTCAGCAGAAAGTGAAACACGTTGCCTCCACATTTATAATTCAAAAGATGCTTTGTTGGAGTTTCAGGTTGAGCAGGTTTTATTCTGCTGCACACAGACATCTGTTTAATAAGACAGGAATACtttttatatcatattatattatattatattatattatattatattatattatattatattatattatattatattatattatattatattatgttacagtatagtatagtatagtttaGTTAAGCATACTTTGAATCTGCATCAGGCTGCTTGCTGTGAAGTTTTTATTGGCTCatattgctgctgtttctcagtCCAGTTCTACTgtcaatgttgtatttttattttctctttgactGTAATTTTAttcttgattttattatttaatattgacTAATGAGAGGTTTGTCTGTATTACTTATTTTTATGTTGCTGCCTGTCTTGACCAGgactttaaatctttttttttcctgaaaaaaatgaaggtaaaataaaaataaataaataaacaaaatggatcattgatgaaaaaaaatatttgtttgcagCCTTACAGGCAGATGGAGGAGCTGTCAGGACCAATATTAGACTTTTGGGGTCTCTGGTGATCTGGACTTCCTTTGGATAACAGGAACTTCCTGtaatgttttcagtaaaaaaatgtgttgttatCTTCAGTCTGACGCTCTGCTGAACTGTATCACTGATGTGATCTTCAGATATAACTGGTCAGGTCaaatttttttaacattcagtGCATAACATGATCTGCATTCATATGAAGTCACATAAGTTAGTTCTGCTTCAGAAAGACTGaatcatgttgtgttttctgtattttagtGTCGtgtgaagaaacaaacaaacaggattcATTTCGAACAAGACTGATCTGTTGTCAGAGTTTTATTGTAGCTAAAAACATCAGCAAAGGTCAGAAGATGTGAGCTGGAAATTTCCAGAGTTACAGTTAAAGATCATAAACCATGTTCTCTTTCTattttactatatatatatatatttacatatacatatatatatctaGTATAGTTctattttactatatttattGAATTTTTATTAGGACTCAGGATTCAAAAGTCAGCAGAACCTGCCTTATTCATGACTCTATTTATCACTAAGAGTCAGACTAGACTGTGAACTCCCTGCTGTCAGAGTAATGCCCTAAAGATCAACTGGCAGTGTAGATAATAAATAACTGTGTGGTACAAAGTTCAGGTGTGTCAGACTTTGAGCTTGTCTGAACAGGTTTAATTGCAGGTAAGATGAGATGTGCAAACAGAATCAACCACTCACAGCGTTTCTGGATTCACTTCTGCAGAAAAGAGACTTACTGCACCTGAATaatatacatttgaaaataaaaaatatattcaattcttataaaatattttattatattatttaaactT
It encodes:
- the LOC137175213 gene encoding coxsackievirus and adenovirus receptor homolog isoform X1; the encoded protein is MAVLTFAPSWVIYFTCMWIFALSSEETKTVKPGDDVTLQCQSPRDANITLSEWSRPDLKKDGYVFFFRENRPYESFQHPSFSGRVQLRDPEMKDGDASVILKNVTINDTGTYECRVSVIGNGLELINTTYLKVEDSGHTAGNTWTEGHKDGGDKDEGKAGNPGLTVVLTVTAVFLLAVFVGFVIHRQHKQRRDQQVHYIAAVPQQV
- the LOC137175213 gene encoding hepatitis A virus cellular receptor 2 homolog isoform X2, with translation MAVLTFAPSWVIYFTCMWIFALSSEETKTVKPGDDVTLQCQSPRDANITLSEWSRPDLKKDGYVFFFRENRPYESFQHPSFSGRVQLRDPEMKDGDASVILKNVTINDTGTYECRVSVIGNGLELINTTYLKVEDSGHTAGNTWTEGDKDEGKKEERNLGLIVGLPVAAVLVVAVIVGFVIHRQ